The segment TATCCACCTGAGGAGGCGGTTTTCACGGCATTTGAAAATACTAAATTTGAAGATGTAAAGGTAGTGATTTTAGGACAGGATCCTTATCATCAACCCGGTCAGGCGATGGGGATGAGTTTTTCTGTTTATAAAGATCAAAAATTACCTAAAAGTTTGATAAATATTTATAAAGAGTTGGAAGCTGATCTCGGAGTAAAAAATGAACATGGTGACTTATCATCGTGGGCGAAGCAAGGTGTTTTGCTTCTTAATACGTTGCTGACGGTAAGAGAAAGTGAGCCAATGTCTCATGCTCATATTGGATGGGAACCGTTTACGGATCGGGTAATTTCGGAATTAGGACGCCGCGAAGAACCAATCATTTTTGTGTTATGGGGGAAAAAGGCTCAAGCTAAAAAAACGCTCATCCAAGATCACCATCAATTTATTGAATCCAGTCACCCATCACCACTTGGTGCGTATCGAGAATTTATAGGGTCGCGTCCATTTTCAAAAATCAATGCGTTGCTTAGAGAACGTCATCAAGAAGAAATTAATTGGAGTGTTACATGTTTAGACAAATAGAACCTGCGCTTGAAGCGCTTATGAAACGTAAAAATCAGACGTACGGCATTGACTTGTTTCGTCAATGTTTAGAAGATATGGGCAATCCTCAAGATTCCCTCTCTTGCATTCATATTGGTGGTACCAATGGTAAGGGGTCGACAACCAATTATACCCGTGCAATTTTACAGGAATCCGGTTATACTGTTGGGACATTCACATCACCTCACCTTATGGTACATAACGATCGTATTCGGATAAATAATCAGAATATCACGGACTCGGATTTACTAATCTATATTAATGTAACCGAACCTTTTTGGGATCGATATCAATTAAGCATGTTTGAAATTGATGTTCTCATCTCATTTTTATACTTTCTTGATCAAGATGTAGACTATGCGATTTATGAAGTGGGTCTTGGAGGTCGACTGGATGCAACCAATGTTATCCATCCACTAATTTCTGGAATTACAAACATTGGTCTTGATCATATGAATATTCTTGGGGATACCATTGAGAAAATTGCTGCCGAAAAAGCGGGTATTATTAAGCCGAATACACCTCTTTTCACAACAGAAAGCAAAAGTTCATGTTTAGAAGTATTCCACCAACACGCACATTGTATGCAAACCGAAGTACACCCGATCGAAACACCGGTGCCTCATCGTAGTGGAATGGCCTATCACTTTGAGGTTTTGGGTGACAGCTATAGCATTGAAAATCAAGCTATTTATCAAGTTGCGAATGCAAGTCTCGCCATTAATCTCGTAAAGGCCTTGCCTCAACTTGCGATTTCAACCCAAACCATTCAGAATGCAATTTTGAATGCATCCTGGGCAGGCCGTTTTGAGCGTGTCAGCGAGGGTGTTTATGTAGATGGCGCTCATAATGAGATGGGGATAGAAATGCTTGTGAGAAGCATGGAAATGCTTCCTCGACCATGGATTGCGGTATTCACAGCTCTTAAAGATAAAGACTATACGCTTATGATAAATAAATTGGAATCTGTATTTGATGAAGTTATTATCACCCAGTTTGATTTTTATCGTTCCGAAAGTGCAGAAAACTTAGCGTTTGGACATCATGTCACCATCATCAAAAATCAATATGATGCAATTGATGCAGGTATCAAACATCGAAATCATGGGACATGTGTCGTTACGGGCTCACTCTATTTTATTTCTGAGGCGCGTGATTATCTCAAAAAAAAGCAATACAATTGATGTGAACCCCTAAATCCAAACATGGACAGGGTTTTTTTTCATGTCAACATGTACTGCGGAATTCAAATTAATCGCAATCGAGCATGCAACGATAAACCTAATAAAGTATGGGAACCGATTTCAAATCAAGAAATATGATATCATAATATATTTAGAAAAATAATCAAGTAGATTCGTCCGCACAGCCGTGACAAAATAAAAAGGACGCTCTTCTGTTTAATACAGAGAAGAATCCTTTGGTACTATTCATTAAATATAAAGCTCTTGGTTATGGGTCCACATCCATTTAAGACATGTTTTTTATAAAACTTCACTTAAAAACTCAATGGTACGTGGATGAGATGGGTGATCAAAGATTGCTTCAGGATTACCTTGTTCACAAATAACGCCCCCATCCATAAATAATACTCGATCACTAATTTCTTTTGCGAAATTCATTTCGTGGGTAACGATGACGATGGTCATGCCACTTACCGCAAGATCTTTAATGACTTCAAGAACATCCTTAACCATTTCGGGATCTAAAGCAGAAGTTGGTTCATCAAACAGCATAACTTGAGGTTGCATAGCAAGTGCCCGAACGATAGCAAGACGCTGTTTTTGACCACCGGATAATTTACGTGGAAATTCGTGAGCTTTTTCTTTTAATCCAACTTTATCAAGTAAAGATAGCCCTAAAGCATTTGCCTCATCAAGAGACATTCCCTTCTCTAAAGTTGGTGCGAGGGTGATATTTTCCAAAACAGTTAAATTTGGGAAAACATTAAAGTGTTGGAACACCATCCCAATTTCTTGACGAAGCTTATCTAAATTTTTATGATCGGGTTGTAATTCAACACCGTCAAAGATTATACTTCCAGAACATGGTGTTTCAAGTAAGTTCAAACAGCGTAACAGTGTCGATTTTCCAGACCCTGAAGGGCCAATAATTGAAACAACTTCACCTTGGGTGATGGTCTCATTAATTCCTTGAAGAACCGATAAATCGCCATATGCCTTATGTAAGTTTTTGATTTCAAGTAGCGGTTTAGTCATTGAGAGCCACCTTTCTTTCAAATGCGGAAATAAGTTTTGATGTTGAGAATGTCATCATAAAGTAAATAACACCAACAATCATTAAAGAAGGAAGTTTTAAGTGCGTTGCACTTGAAACGATCGACTCCGAAGTCATCAGGTTATTAACAAAAAATACCGATGCAAGAGATGTTTCTTTAATCATTGTAATAAATTCATTCCCTAAAGCAGGTAAGATGTTCTTAATCGCTTGGGGGAAAATAATTTTCTTCATCATATTGGCGTTTGAGATACCAAGACTTTTCGCAGCCTCAAATTGTCCTTTATCAACAGCTTGAATTCCTGCACGGAATATTTCCGCAACATAGGCGCTTGAATTAATTATGAGGGCAACCATAATCCATCCCACATCGGGTACTGAGGATGAAATGTACTCAGATCCTAAAAAATAAAATAAACTCAGTTGAAGTAAAAGGGGCGTTCCACGAATGACTTCAATATAAACATTAATAATTGCTTTTAAGGGTTTAAATTTTGACATTTTCCCCATGGCAAGAAATGCACCAAGTAGAGTGCTGATGAGAACAACTACAACAGAAATGGTTAATGTACCCCAAGCTCCCTTGAGGTACACATGTCCATAGCGATTAATGAGCTTTAATATATCCTGAAACATTTTAGTCTATCGCTCCTAATTGTTCTGCAATGCTTGTAGCGTCATCAAGCCATTGTTTATATAAATCAAGTTCTACGGCTTTCGCAATGGCTTTATTCACTTCATTCATAAGGTCTTCTTGACCTTTTTCTAAAATTACTTTTGTACCATTGTCATCGATTGTTGCGAATTTAACTTTACTTACAACGAGATTTTTATTATTGAGGGTAAAACCTTCGCCTGATGCACATGATGCGGCAATGGCATCAACTTTCCCAACAGTTAATTGAAGAATGGCATCATCTAAAGTATTCACAAGCTGCATTGTTGCTTCAGGAAGCTCCGTTTCGACATATGTTTGAGGTAATGATCCGTTTTGAACGGCTACCTTTGCTGTTTTAAGATCATCGATTGTATTTAGGGTTGCTTCTTTTTCTTTGGTAACAAGGAACCCTTGGCATGTGGACTCTGTTGTATCATATGTTTCACTGAAATCAACTTGTTCGGCACGTTCGTCATTGTAAGTGAATCCTGCAATACCCATATCAAATTTTCCAAGCGATACGGCGGAGGCAATATCGCCAAAACTCATCGCTTTAATAACCAGATCAACACCAATTTCATTGGCAATAAATTTTGCGAGTTCAATATCTGCTCCAACATATTGATCTTGACCAGATTTTGTTGCATCGATGAACTCATACGGTGCGTAGTCAGGTGACGTTACTAAAACAATTTCACCTTTTGCCTTGATGGCTTCGAGTTTACTTACGGTTGAATCCTTTTTACCACAACCGGTTAATACTAATAATGTAATACTTGCTACGATAAATAATTTTTTCATTTTGTTTCTCTCCTTGTGATGTTCGCTTTAAGTTTGGTTTGTGCGCTTTGCGAAGTCACGTCGTCGTTTGATTCCCATAAAAATTCTCCTCACTCTTATTTGAATCTAGGAACAAAAAAACGTCCCTAGATAGTTATATCTAGAGACGTGTTAAACGCGGTACCACTCTAATTGCCATATGTTTTTCATATGACCTCTCTCCTGTAACGCTAGGTTTGCGGTTTATCCTACTCTTTGTTCAGATAAACATCTCCCAAGTGCGGTTCAACATAATTCATCCATTAGGCTTCCACCATCCCTAATTCGCTATCGATATCCGAATGTCTACTCTCTTGTTCTGCGATTTAAGTGAAATAATATCGTACAATCAAATCTTTGTCAATACTTTTATTTATCGTTGTAAGGGAATTGATCTTTCTTAATTGGATGGTTTTTTGCCCAAGTCCTATGTTCTACTGAACAAATAACATCATCACCTAATGTGCGTAAGCGGTCTAATATTTTTTCGTTTTTGATTTGAAGGCCATCAAAATCACAATCTTCAATAAAGACATACTTCTGAACAATCCGTGCACCCATGTAAGATAAAATCGGCTTGAGCTGTTGTTCAGCCATTAAAAAGTACTTTGGTGATCCTGCAGTTACAACAATACCTGCACTTTTATCAACCAACGCATGCATTGGTAGTAAATCAAAATATTTTAAGGGCTCCAGGAATAGAGGTTTGATACGTTGGCGTTCCAACAATAAGTGCATCGGCCTCCAAAATTGCATTAATAACATATTGGGTATCGGAATTATATTGATTAACGGGGCGTCCATCACTAAATTGGAGATCATAATCTCCGATATTAATAATCTCCGTGTCAATAGTATGATTGTGTTTGGTTATCTCTTGGATAACATAGTCCAAAGCGACACGTGTCTTGCGGCCTGCTACTGAACCTGTGATTGCGATTATTTTCATGATGACACTCCATTTCTAAAAATTGTATCGCTTTCATTATAGAGTTACATGCTGCAAAATGAAAGGAATTCGCATGACTTTATGACAATAACATAAGTTTCGATTACAATTCAATTTCATTATAATAAGAATGTGTTAAAATTTTGATGATAAGGAGGTAGCATATGAAAAAACTCATCGTTCCAGCAATTCTTGCTGCGGCAGGCTATGGTCTGTATAAATATATAAATGAACCGACAACGAGAAATCGATTTCTAAAACCCGTTATGGTACCGACTCTTGGGCGTGATAAAGATATTTTCGTAGGGGAGAAACACTTATATTCGTTTTATATTAGTGAAGGTGATTTTACCCGTATTCTTAAAGAACACATTCGAATTAAACAAGCAGGTTTTGATTTAAATATCAATGAATCTTATACAAATATGCGTTTTGAGGAAATGATTTTACCTCGAATGGATACAAACAGTAATGATACGATTCAAGCAGATATTATTGCAAATTACAGAGAAAATGGCAGTTTAAAAGTAGGGGTAATTAAAGAGATAAATATTGTTCCGGATACGGATGTAAGAGAACGAAGAATTACGCGTAAAGACTTAGAAATGTTTGCGGATCGTTATCAACAACAAGATATTCCTGGCGTGATTACAGTTCGCTTCCATCTAAAAGAGGCCGATGCGTTTAAGGAGTCCCTAGATGTTGTCATTCTAAAAGATCGTACATTATTTATTTTTGAACCGGGTAAAGAACATGAAGACAGTGGGCAAATTGGGATTCATACATGGTTTGGATCTCGAGATCATGAAGCAACGTATACCTATGAAATGGCCTATCATTTTGGTGATTTCAAATAAAAGTCCACGCGATGTGGACCCTAAATTCAAATCTCAACCGCACCACCCAAGGTGCGGTTGTTTTTGTATAATAAAAGGAGCCCACCCCTATGAACTGAACCCCAAATTTTGGACAAGCTAATTATCTTTTAAATTTAAGGATTGATTCCTGTATTGAACAGGGGTCAGTCCTTTTAGTTTGCTCTTAATTCTCTTGTTATTATAAGAGTCGATATATTCATCAATTGCATCAACTAATTCTTCTACCTTTTTATACTTATGTTCTTGGTCATAATACATTTCTGATTTTAGTAGCCCAAAAAAGCCCTCCATGAGTCCGTTATCAATACTATTTCCCTTTCTTGACATACTTCTAATCATCGAATGTGCTTCTAATTCTTTCACATAAAATTGATGTTGGTATTGCCATCCTCTATCCGAATGAATAATTGTTCCTTGCGTATCGTTACAAGAAAATGCCTTGTGAAGCACGTCTCTAGTTTGATCCAAATTAGGACTTGTAGATATGTTGTAAGATACAATGTATCTACCATATGCATCAAGTATTGGTGAAAGATAGATTTTCTTCCCTTGCACATTAAACTCAGTGATATCCGTAAACCATTTTGATTGGGTTTATCAGCTTCAAAATCTCTTTGAACTCGATTCTCAACAATGGTTCCCACTGTCCCTTATATGAAGAATACTTACGTTTCTTTCTTATGATTGAATGTAATCCCATTTATTCATAAGTCTCAAGACTTTCTTGTGATTTACACGAATTCCTCGATTATTTAGTTCTAAAGTAATTCTACGATAACCATATCGTCCTTTGTGATCATAATAGATTTCTATAATCTCTTGCATGAGTTCGTCGTTTTGGTATCAAAATCAATTTTGAAACGTAGAAGTAGTAAGTAGATCGAGCGAGTCGGATATTTTAAAAGAATCTCTAAGGGATATTTTGTCGTAGTAGAAACTACTCTGGTTTTCTTCTTTCGCGCTCCACCTTTGTTTCACTACGGCATTCAATTTTTAAATATTCATTCTCCGCTTCCAAATACTTGTTTTTTTTCTTCAATGCCTTTAGTTCATCATTAACTGTTAACAGTTTAGTTGGTTTTGTCATAGATGGTTTACCTCGTTTCCGTTCTATGACATTATAGCCGTTTTCTTTATAATTTTTAATCCAATTGTAAATCAATCCATCAGAACTTAATCCAAGTTCGATGGCGATAGCTATTGTACTTTCTCCATCCATTAATATCCGATTTATTACTTCTGACTTAAATTCATGAGAATAAAAGTGATTTTTGTTTCGTCTTAGAACATTGGGTCCATGTTGATCGATAAGTCTTACCAAATATTTAATACTTGATTTATTAATACCATACTCATTTACTAATGAACATACTGATTGTCCTAACTTTCGTTTTTCATATATTTCAATTTTTTGTTTTCGTGTTAGCTTAGCCATAAAAAACCGCACCTCCTCATCTTTGTCCAAGATTCGGGTGCGGTTCACTAAAAGGAGCTCCCATATGAAGTATAAACAATTAGATAAAAAAATGAAAGACCAAATTGATATTCTATTAAGCATCGGCTACTCTATGCGCAAGGCAGCACGTAAACTCAATATATCTCATTCTACGATTTCTAGATATAAAAATAATGTCTATAAGAAACGAACGATTGATATTCGAGAAAAATATTCCCACTTAATCGAATATCTGCATTCTCACTATGATCCTAAAGTTCATTGGGTAGAAGTATGCTTGAGTAACTATAAACGATATCATCCATATAAACCGTGTGTTTCATCGCAGCAAGTCTATAACTGGATTAATCAAGGTAAACTTGATATAAAACCAAATAGAATGTGCTATAAACGTCGAAAACGTAAAAAGAGAATTAGTGGAATGATGAATCACTTGAGATGGAACTTGGAAGAGAAAACGGTACTTCCAATTAGCCTTAGACCTAAATACATTGAGGAACGTAACGAGATTGGCCATCTCGAAATCGACTCTATAATCGGTAAGAAACATGAATCTGCAGCGATTATATCCATTGTAGACCGCTGCTCAAGAATGACCTGGCTTATTAAAGCAGAATATCGATATGACTATTACACATCAAACTTAATTCGAAAATTTATTGAAGAGAATAATATAACCACGAAATCGATAACAGTAGATAATGGACTTGAATTTAAAACATTAGGAATTACAGCCAAGCGGTTGGGTGTGAAACTATATAAGTGTGATCCATACTGTTCTTTTCAACGTGGAACCAATGAACGAGCGAATGCAATCGTTAGAAGGTTTATACCAAAAGGAAAATCAATGTATGATATAGCGCAACAATATCTTGATGATATTTGCTTCAAAATTAACTCAATGCCGCGAAAAATATTTGACTTCAAAACGGCCTATGAGATAGACTTTAATAAAAGTGAAAGTGGTGCGGTTGAGATTTGATAAAAGAAAACGCCGTACCAGGCGTTTTATTGCTTTCAAGGGGGATCTATGAAACCAACACTTTTTACACTTTGCCTACTCCTTTTATTAAGTGGTTGCCACAAAGAAACAAAACAGTATTCAAAAACCGAAGCATCGATTGGATCGGATGTCTTAGAAGTTGAGCACCTTGAAAACGTGGTCGTACCCGAACTTTTACGACGCTACCAAAACATCAGTGTCATTGACTCTCGCTCTGTTGAAGAAGACGTCCTTGAGGAAACGGATTCGGGCGAAGATTCTGATTCAAATTCCAATCCAAATTTAGAGTACGAAGATATTTCATCCTATGGCATCAATTATAATTACCATGGCGACAAGCCAGATTTATCTCATCCTATGATTGCGGGCATGCCAACCAAACTACGCCAATATTTCTATGCGTTTCGTCGTGGTTATCATGAAGTTCCAGAAGGGTCCTATGCTTATGTAATGCCACATGAACGTTATATATATTTGCTTCAAGATTGGATGATTATGGATACAGAAAGCATGTATCATGAGATGGCTCATTTATACGGATTTGCCACCGGGGCGCATGACACAACAGAATGGGAACAGATTTATTTGAATGAATGGCAAGATGGCACCTATGGCTCTACAAATACTTACGAAGCCTTTGCGGAATCGGTTGCCGGTTATTTTATCACCCCTGATCTTTTGGAGGGAAAACCACAGTCAAGAGCGTACGTGCATCAAATCTTTAAAGATTCTGAAAAATCAATCATCCCTCAAGGGGCTCATTAATACATTTTGAAAGACACAGTTGTTTTTAAATCAACGCGAGGACGCATAATAGCCTCATTGTTAAGTGATAACGAACATTGAAGGCACGAACATGCTTTCGTATCTTTGAATGCATGGCAGTCCTTTATGGACACGAAAAGGAAAGTGAAATGATGGTTTGGGTAAAACAACTGTGTCCATTCATAAATGAACGCTAACCAAGATTCACCCTAAAAATACTTTTATATCATACCTTAACTTTAAGTTGAAATAAATCAGAGGCCTACCAGAAATAAAAACCCTTATCCAAGAAAGGAACTGACCTAGTTCCTTGGGACTAAAGAAAAAACCAAGTTAGGATGAAGTTAACCGATAATTTACGGGAGATTGATATCCTAGCTTTTCTTGTATTCGATTTTCATTGTAATATTTTAAATAGTTTATCACAGTTTGTGATACAATTTCAGTAGAACCCTTTAGTTCTGGGTTTAATTCGAATGTTTCACACTTTAGCGAGGCATGAAACGATTCGATAGGAGCATTATCAGCGGGTGTACCCTTACGGGACATACTCATGGTAATGCTTTTATTTTTTACTTTGAGTTGATACTCTTTTGATGTATAGACACTCCCTTGATCAGAATGAAGAATACATGGCTGAACGATATCCGGAAGTTGATTTAATGTATCAACCACACATTCTAGGTTTTGTCTGTCACTCAATGTAGACGCAATAATCTCACCATTATATAAATCCATGATCGTAGATAAATAGAGCATCTTATGGCCATAAGGGATGTAAGTGATATCTGTCACCAATTTCTCTAGAGGACGTAGTGATTTAAAGTCGCGATTAATGATATTGGGCATAATGATCTTCGGATTTTTGTTTTTTCGATACCGTTTGACCTTAACACGGCATTGACATTGGTGTTTCTGCATTATCTTTTGAACAGTGTTCTTATTGATAATTCTTTCTTTTCGAATTAATGCAGTTATTTTTCGATATCCATAACGAAATTTATTTTCTTTACAAAGTTCAATTACTAATGCTTCATTGACAGAATAATTATTAGACTCTAGTTGCTCTTTTTTAGTCCAACGGTAATACGTTGACTTAGGTACCCCAAAAAGATTCAAGATATCTTTAAGAGATACAGTGTTGCGATACTCTTCAACGAGCTTGATGATTATTTCAGGAACCACATCCTTTCTCTTTCCAAATACTTTTTTAATAGTTCAATTTGTTGCTCCAAAGATTTAATTCTAAGTCTTTGTGTTTCTTCGACCGTGTCTCCTTCAGGCCCTTTTCCAAAAGTATATTGCTTGCCTACAGGTTGAGAAAATCGATAGTGTTCACCATTTCGATACCATCTCCACCATGTTTTGACTTGTGTTACATTTTTTATTCCAAGTTCAGTCTGAATAAACCTGCTTGAGTAGCCTGCCAATTTCATTTCTATAACTTTCATCTTTGTCTCATAGCTATGCATAGTTCGTGTTCCCATATAAAAACCTCCTATATTGAACTATTTTACAATAATTCTCATACAAGAGGTTTTTTTCTTTAGTCCCACGGAACTAGGTCAGTTCCGTCTGACATCATGTCAGATTGAGATGTTTTTACGTTTTACTTGTTTCTTAGCAATTAAGAGTCTTTACGCTTAAAGAGTAAGCCAAGTCCAATAATCATAAACGCTGCAAAGGATCGTGTTTCTGAATGGATACCTGTTTTAGGAAGTGTATCGGATTCTTCACGGTTACTTTCTGGTTTTTTAGTTGGTTTTGAAGGATCAATGTTTGGCTCTATTTCCACATCTGGTTTTCCTTCTTCAGGCTTTGTTTCCGGCTTTGTTTCAGGTTCTTCTTGGATTTCTTTGAGTTCAAGATGATCGTAGGAGGTTTGAAGTTGATCGCGGCCGTCTTCGAGATCTTCGAGGGTACGATCGGGATTATCAACGGTTTCTTGTGCGCGTGATCGTGTTTCAACTAGATCATTACTAGAATCTTCAGTATAGAGATCTAAATCAAGAGCATCGATTGTTTTAAAGAGCGTACGAATCTCTGACACGACAGCATTTTCAAGTGCCTCTGTATCAAGGCGTAATTCGATAATGCTGGAAGCCCCTTCAAGATCTTTGGTATTGATTGTGAATTGGTTTCCATTTTGAGTGATGTTTGAATCCATCTTGGTTACAGATTTGTAGGGACGGGTAATGGATACCTGAATTTCTTCCTCTACATGTTTTGGATCACTCACTGCAATGGTTAACGTACGGTTGTTTGTAATGTGTGCAGGAACGGATGCGGAACGGTCAACACCAATTCCTTCGAGATTGGCACCATCAACACCCCACACGTTCATTGCAAAGGTTGTATCTGTTTTGATTGCTTGAATTAAGTTGTTATTTTCAAGGATTTCGAGTGTGTTATTTTTAGCGAAGTCTTGAATTTGTGTTTCGGAACTGTTTGGAAGCATGACATACTCATAAGCATCATTGTCTGCGACTGTTCCATGGTTGATGCCCAATTTAAAGAAGTTTGAGCTGTATTCAATTTTGTCATCAAACATTAGGTTTTGATCTACAAATTTTCCACTGTGAACGGTATTACTGATTTCAACATCTGTTTCTGTTGGGAAGTAGTATCCAAAAGTTCCTTTGTCGCCGTTGTTGAGGGTAATGGTATCCCCTTTTTCAAGGCTTAGTTTTGGAGCGCTAATGGATGTTTCGTTGTGCTTGATTTGAGCATCGGCATCAACTTTTCTATTTTCAATTGTTGTTTCAATGGATGATGGGGATGTTCCTGTGATATTTGTTCCGAGTGCAACAATTGCATCATCTAAGAAGAACCATGATTTTTGAGCACGAAGGTCCATACCATTATTAAACGTATTTGTGTTGTAGTACATTCCTGCACTTCCTATTTTACCAGTTGATGAACCACCAACCCATGCTTGTTTGGATAGTTTTCGGTGGAGCGCTTTATTAGCTAATGGACGTGTATCAATGGTTGTTCCTGGAAGACGATATTTAT is part of the Erysipelothrix piscisicarius genome and harbors:
- a CDS encoding uracil-DNA glycosylase; this encodes MNWQQLFNEEKQKDYFRLLENKIKEERNEFTIYPPEEAVFTAFENTKFEDVKVVILGQDPYHQPGQAMGMSFSVYKDQKLPKSLINIYKELEADLGVKNEHGDLSSWAKQGVLLLNTLLTVRESEPMSHAHIGWEPFTDRVISELGRREEPIIFVLWGKKAQAKKTLIQDHHQFIESSHPSPLGAYREFIGSRPFSKINALLRERHQEEINWSVTCLDK
- a CDS encoding bifunctional folylpolyglutamate synthase/dihydrofolate synthase, with the protein product MFRQIEPALEALMKRKNQTYGIDLFRQCLEDMGNPQDSLSCIHIGGTNGKGSTTNYTRAILQESGYTVGTFTSPHLMVHNDRIRINNQNITDSDLLIYINVTEPFWDRYQLSMFEIDVLISFLYFLDQDVDYAIYEVGLGGRLDATNVIHPLISGITNIGLDHMNILGDTIEKIAAEKAGIIKPNTPLFTTESKSSCLEVFHQHAHCMQTEVHPIETPVPHRSGMAYHFEVLGDSYSIENQAIYQVANASLAINLVKALPQLAISTQTIQNAILNASWAGRFERVSEGVYVDGAHNEMGIEMLVRSMEMLPRPWIAVFTALKDKDYTLMINKLESVFDEVIITQFDFYRSESAENLAFGHHVTIIKNQYDAIDAGIKHRNHGTCVVTGSLYFISEARDYLKKKQYN
- a CDS encoding amino acid ABC transporter ATP-binding protein — translated: MTKPLLEIKNLHKAYGDLSVLQGINETITQGEVVSIIGPSGSGKSTLLRCLNLLETPCSGSIIFDGVELQPDHKNLDKLRQEIGMVFQHFNVFPNLTVLENITLAPTLEKGMSLDEANALGLSLLDKVGLKEKAHEFPRKLSGGQKQRLAIVRALAMQPQVMLFDEPTSALDPEMVKDVLEVIKDLAVSGMTIVIVTHEMNFAKEISDRVLFMDGGVICEQGNPEAIFDHPSHPRTIEFLSEVL
- a CDS encoding amino acid ABC transporter permease, which translates into the protein MFQDILKLINRYGHVYLKGAWGTLTISVVVVLISTLLGAFLAMGKMSKFKPLKAIINVYIEVIRGTPLLLQLSLFYFLGSEYISSSVPDVGWIMVALIINSSAYVAEIFRAGIQAVDKGQFEAAKSLGISNANMMKKIIFPQAIKNILPALGNEFITMIKETSLASVFFVNNLMTSESIVSSATHLKLPSLMIVGVIYFMMTFSTSKLISAFERKVALND
- a CDS encoding transporter substrate-binding domain-containing protein, which encodes MKKLFIVASITLLVLTGCGKKDSTVSKLEAIKAKGEIVLVTSPDYAPYEFIDATKSGQDQYVGADIELAKFIANEIGVDLVIKAMSFGDIASAVSLGKFDMGIAGFTYNDERAEQVDFSETYDTTESTCQGFLVTKEKEATLNTIDDLKTAKVAVQNGSLPQTYVETELPEATMQLVNTLDDAILQLTVGKVDAIAASCASGEGFTLNNKNLVVSKVKFATIDDNGTKVILEKGQEDLMNEVNKAIAKAVELDLYKQWLDDATSIAEQLGAID
- a CDS encoding NADPH-dependent FMN reductase, which codes for MHLLLERQRIKPLFLEPLKYFDLLPMHALVDKSAGIVVTAGSPKYFLMAEQQLKPILSYMGARIVQKYVFIEDCDFDGLQIKNEKILDRLRTLGDDVICSVEHRTWAKNHPIKKDQFPYNDK
- a CDS encoding NADPH-dependent FMN reductase: MKIIAITGSVAGRKTRVALDYVIQEITKHNHTIDTEIINIGDYDLQFSDGRPVNQYNSDTQYVINAILEADALIVGTPTYQTSIPGALKIF
- a CDS encoding IS30 family transposase, translating into MKYKQLDKKMKDQIDILLSIGYSMRKAARKLNISHSTISRYKNNVYKKRTIDIREKYSHLIEYLHSHYDPKVHWVEVCLSNYKRYHPYKPCVSSQQVYNWINQGKLDIKPNRMCYKRRKRKKRISGMMNHLRWNLEEKTVLPISLRPKYIEERNEIGHLEIDSIIGKKHESAAIISIVDRCSRMTWLIKAEYRYDYYTSNLIRKFIEENNITTKSITVDNGLEFKTLGITAKRLGVKLYKCDPYCSFQRGTNERANAIVRRFIPKGKSMYDIAQQYLDDICFKINSMPRKIFDFKTAYEIDFNKSESGAVEI
- a CDS encoding IS3-like element ISErh1 family transposase (programmed frameshift); amino-acid sequence: MGTRTMHSYETKMKVIEMKLAGYSSRFIQTELGIKNVTQVKTWWRWYRNGEHYRFSQPVGKQYTFGKGPEGDTVEETQRLRIKSLEQQIELFKKVFGKRKDVVPEIIIKLVEEYRNTVSLKDILNLFGVPKSTYYRWTKKEQLESNNYSVNEALVIELCKENKFRYGYRKITALIRKERIINKNTVQKIMQKHQCQCRVKVKRYRKNKNPKIIMPNIINRDFKSLRPLEKLVTDITYIPYGHKMLYLSTIMDLYNGEIIASTLSDRQNLECVVDTLNQLPDIVQPCILHSDQGSVYTSKEYQLKVKNKSITMSMSRKGTPADNAPIESFHASLKCETFELNPELKGSTEIVSQTVINYLKYYNENRIQEKLGYQSPVNYRLTSS